Genomic DNA from Thermosipho ferrireducens:
TCACAACAGATCCAAAAATCCCTATTCTCTTTACTCCAAACTTCCTGATCTCATCCATATTTTCCTTTATTAATTTTATAACCATTTCTTTTTTCATATTTCTGCCTCCTTAACACTGGGGACTAAACAACGGACTCATATATTTTTTATTTTTTAATCCAAACCATCTCAATAATCTTTAATTTGCATTTAGTAACCCAGGTTTTTACATCATTTATACTAAATATGCCAAAAAATCTGGCTTTTTAAGCTTCTTTATATAAAGAGTATATCAAATGTATTGCATTTTTTTCAAATTTTCTTTTGCCATTCCAAAGCATGTAATGAATCTTATTCTCTTTTCAAAAGGTATTAAAATTCCTCGTCGCTACGCTCCTCGGAACGACAGGGAGCGGGGGATTTCTTGACACATGTGCTTCTCGGAATGACAGAGAGGGGGGAATTCATCGCCTTCCCGCTCTCAGAAACGACTTTCTCCTTTTTTGTCATCCTGAGGAGCGCCAGCGACGAAGGATCTTTTTTTACTAACCTCGCCAACTTTCGCCAACCTTACCAATCTTGCTAAAACTTAAAAGCACTTGATATACAATCTATTAGTCTGTATAATATTCATGAAGTATTGTTAAAAATAACCTGGACCGGGAGGTGAAAGCATGCCAATGTACAGATATATCTGTGAAAATTGCGGCCTGGAAAAAAGAGAACTTCATAGCATGAATGAAACACCTGAAATTATTTGTGATGAATGTGGAAGTAAAATGACAAAAGCTATAGGACGTGTAGGTATCGTTTTTAAAGGCAGTGGATTTTACATAACAGATAGTAAAAATACAGGTATAGGTAACGGTGGAAAAAATTCATCAAGTAATAATAGCAGTAGCAAAGATTCTTCTAAAGAAAGTAAATCTTCCGTTACAGCAAACTCTAAATAATATAAAAGCCCCCCTTTTTAGGGGGGCTTAATTATTTCCTGGTTTGAATTAGAGAGGTTTTACATTTGCTGCTTGTGGACCTTTTTGGCCTTCCTGGACATCAAACTCTACCTCTTGACCTTCTTTTAATGTTTTAAAACCATCAGTCTGAATAGCACTCCAGTGAACAAATATGTCTTCTCCGTCCTCCTTGGTAATAAAACCATAACCTTTCTTTGCATCAAACCACTTAACTGTACCTTTCATGTAAAAACGCCTCCTCGTAAATCAATTTCCATCCCCAATGCGGGGTTACATTCAGTATACACCCATACCGAATTTTTGTCAAATATTTATTTAAATTGATCTCTAAACTTTTTTGAAACGGCGAGGTTATCAAGGTTGGTCCCCACATTTATGTCATTCCGAGGAGCGCAGAAGGCAAGGAATCCACCGCCCATGTCATTCCGAACCTGAAGGGTGAGGAATCTTGTATTTAGCAAGATTAGCGAGAGTTAGCGAGAGTTGGCGAGGTTGGGAAAAAATAAGATCCTTCGTCGCTGACGCTTCTCAGGATGACATCTCCCTCACGTTCGTTCGGAATGACAAAAGGGAAAGATCCTTCGTCATTTCGTTCCTCTGAAAGACAAAAGACTTTGTAGTCATTTAAAAATTCTAAGCAAACTCTAAGTTAATCTCCATATAATCTATGTGTAAATCAAAAACAGGGAGGTGAAACCATGAAGAAAGCATCTTTGATTTTTGTATTTTTACTCACTTTTTTCACAGGAATCATTTTCGCAGATGGTCAGATGATGGGAAGTTATACTCCTCAAACTCCTCAAAAATTTCAAAATATTCCTCTAAAAAATATTAAAATAAGTGATGAAGCAACAGTTGTTGGCACTATAAAAAATATCTTAATAGAACCAGGAACTTTAAGAAGAGTAACGCTAACTGTTGAAACCAAAGAAGGAGATGTTGAAGTTATAGTAAGACCTATATGGAAATTTTTCGACTTTAAACCGGGATTATCAGTAGAACTGAACATAAGAGAAATAACTATAAATGACGAAACTATCAAAGTCGCATTTGGAGCAACAATAGACAATATAACTGTCAGAATACCCATAAAAGTCATTCGAGGTTTTGTAAGAGAATGGATGGAAAGATTTTACTATTACAAAAACTATAATAACAATTTATACGATTTCCCACCATGTCACCCTGAACCATATGGACCGTACTTTATGTATAACCATCCTCCATTTATGATGCATAGAGGTTGGTAGTCTTAAGATCTAATTTATTAATTATTTTGCAAAGCCCGGTTTTTTAAACCGGGCTTTTTATAAAACTTGCCAGTGTTTTTATTTTATTTCAAGGGAAAAATCTATATAACTGATTTCTGTTGTCAATTTCCCCATAGAAATTACATCGATATTATCATCTACATACTCAAGATAATTATTCTCATTAATCCCACCTGAAACCTCTATAATTAAGTCCGAAAAACTTTGTTTTAATTTCCATGCTAAAGATTTCGCCTTTTCAGGAGAAAAATTATCAAGCATCACAATGTCTGCTCCATATTTTGCTGCAATAAACGCATCTTCTTCTTTTTCAATTTCTACCTCTATTTTTTTTGTGAATGACCCGTATTTCTTAACTTCGTCTATAGCTTCTTTAACACCGCCGTATAGTTTTATATGATTGTCTTTTATCATTATACAATCTGAAAGAGAAAACCTATGAGTGTCTCCTCCTCCATGCATTACAGCCAACTTTTCCAGATTACCTATTCCTGGAAAAACTTTTCTTGTAGCCGCAAGCTTTGTTGTCCCACGAATTCTACTAACTAAATTGTATGTCTTTGTTGCTATGGCAGTCATTAAAGAGAATATATTAAGCATAGTTCTTTCTACAATCAATATATTGTAAGCATTACCTGAAATTATTCCTATAGTATTCTTATTTACAAGTTCTCCATCATGAACAAAAAATTCATACTCTATCTGATACTCATCCAACAACGTTTTTATAAATTCTATTCCGGAAATTATTACATTGCTTTGTTTTAAAATTATCTCACCAGAAGCTTTTCTATCTTTTAATCCGTACGATGCTATATCAAAAAATGAACTATCCTTTTCAATCCAGTTTTTTACAAGGCGTATTTCATATTCAAACACATTTTATACCTCCATTAGCTTAAACATATTTAGTATTGGAATTTTTGCTTTTTCTATAAGCCAATCTGGAAGTGTTATTTTATGTTCCTCGTTTAACAACGAAAAGTAAACGTTTTTCAAATAATTTTTCTTCATATTGTTGCATATAGCATCTTCTTTTAGTGGATAAAACTTTTTATCTTTAAAAGTTTTTGAAAGTTTATGAATCATTCCAATCTCAGTACCAACCACATATTCATCTGCTTCTTCAAATTCTGGAAATTTCATCATTTGACCTGTACTTCCCGTATAGTCACACAATGAGCGAATCTCTTCAGGTGCCTCTGGATGAATCATTATCTTCGCATCTGGGTATTTCTCTCTTGCTTTTTTTACATCTTCTACTGAAAATCTGTTGTGTACATAACAATAACCTGTCTCTCCTGGTATAACCACTACCTTTTTTCCTGTTTTTTCAGCTACAAACCTACCCAGATTTTTGTCAGGCCCAAATAATATGGTATCAGAATCAATTTTATTAACTATTTCAACGGCGTTTGAGGAAGTGCATGTATAATCTGCTAACGCTTTGCATTCGGCTGTACTATTAACGTACAATACCACGGGAGCATCTGGATATTTATCTTTATATTCTTTGATTATTTCTGGTGTTAATGAATTTGCCATTGGACAGGTTGAATTTTTCGTCGGTACTATTATATTTTTTTCGGGATTTAAGATTTTTAAAGTTTCAGCCATAAAATCCACTCCCAAAAACAGGATATTATCGTTGTTTATTTTCGTGGCCCACTTAGCAATCTGTAAAGAATCCCCTGTAAAATCCGAGATATCCTGTAATTCTGGTATTATATAATTATGAGCTAAAATCATGTAGTTTTTATCATTTTTTAAGGTTAAAATCTCTTCTATTAAACGTTTATAGTTGTCTGGTTGTCTCATTTTTTAACCCCCTATTTTAAATTTAATGTTTTGTCTTTTTATAATTCGAACAATAGATAAAGGAGCTAAATAGCTTGTTTTTGGATTTTCCGATGGATAGTTTTCAAATTCGAGTTTGTAATTACCAACTTTTGATTCTATTTTGATTATATGTTTGTTTCTTTCTATCAATGGATCTGCCACTATTTTCACTTGCACTTTATTAAAATCTCTTACCGCTAATGATAACGTAACAGCAACATTAACGTTTCTGGGGAAAACTTTAATAGCTTCTGTGGAGCTTCCATCAAATACTACTGTTTCATCCTTTACATTCAACCCTAAACTTTCAGGTCTTTTTTTTGTTATCAACGTAATGTTATATACCTTATCATATATAGCCTCAATTAAATCAAGCCCTCCTATAGCTCCAGTGGCTATGTAAACTTTACTATTTGAACTTTTCAATTCATTCATGAAAGAAATTCTGAAATTTTCATCTGCAAAAGCTCCTGTACTCAACACTATTAAGTTTTTATCCGATTTTAAGATTTCTATACCATATTCACATAACGCCTCTATTGAGGCAACTTCTACAACATAATCAACATTGAGTTGTCTTAATTCTTCTATCTCTTTGTATTCAATATAAACAGCGTCAAATCTTTCCTGCAGTTTTTTAATCTGGTTAAGATTTTTATCATAAAAATATGCCTTCTCTATTATTCCACGAAGTTCTTCTAAAATGATACTCGCAGAATTTCCCGCTCCCAGAAAAAATATTCGCATAATCTCCCTCCGCTTTTTAATCTTTACACTATTATACAGCAAATGTAAAATACAGTCAATCGAACAGGACAAGGCGCGGAATAAATTAAGTAACAAAAAATTAACTATTTCTTAATTATCTGTGTGCGTTGCCATGTTATAATGATTTCCAAGAATTTCCGAAAAATTTTTTTGAAAAGGAGGCGAGGCAGATGTTTAGATTTGGGTTTAGAACACAGGTAAGTGGAATATCTTTACGCTATTGCTCTGCTTCGCCGGAGGTTAGGTTTGCGAACAATCTGTGATTTAATCGTAAAAAATGCAAGCCGTGGCGAAGCGCCACGGCTTTTTTTTTAGCCAGAATGAAACTTTGAGAACAGAGGGGGTATTAACATGAAAGCATTAGAAGTTTACAAAGTCAGTAAATATTTTAATAAGGGAAAGAAAAGAAAAGAACTCATTAGAGCAGTTGACAGCATTAGTTTCGAAGTTTACGAAAAAGAGATATTTGGAATATTAGGTCCAAACGGTTCTGGAAAATCCACGCTTATTAGAATGATTTCAACATTATTAATTCCGGATGAGGGAACTATAAAAGTATTTGGATACGATGTAATTAAAGATGCCTTTAAAATTAGAAATATAATAAATCGCGTATCAGTAGAAGCAAGTTTTTTTAAAAAGCTCTCTGCAAAAGAAAATCTTTTATTTGCAGCTGGATTATATGGGTTAAGTAGAAAAAGGGCATTTAAAAAAGTATTAGAACTAAGCCAAAAAGTAAATCTACCTCATAATAGATTAAATGAACCTCTGGAAGACTTTTCCAGGGGAATGCAGCAGAAAGTGGCAATTGCCAGGGCGTTTTTAACATCTCCAAAATTGTTGCTTTTGGATGAGCCTACAACAGGTCTGGATCCAAGAGCAAAAAAAGAAGTTCAAGAACTTATAGTAAACGCAAGAAAAGAAGGAACTACTATTCTTTTAACAACACATGATATGTTAGAAGCTGAAAAACTCTGTGATAGAGTTGCAATTATCCACAAGGGAAAAATAATTGTTATAGGAACTCCTGAAGAGTTAAAACGTTCTGTAAACCCACATTCTAAAAACGTTACACTTGAAGATGTTTTCATGTTTTACACCGGTGAGACTTTTGAAGAGGAATTTCAGGAGGTGAGCTAATATGGAACTTGTCATAAAAGAACTAAGAGCTTGCTGGGCTTTTATAGAAAGAAATTTCAACCTTATAAAAAGATATTGGAAATGGGAACTTGTCTTTTTTGTATATACAATAGCTAACTCAGTGACCATGGGATTTATTGGTAAAGGCATTGAAAGTTTCGGCGGACAAAAAGTAAATATTGATTATCTAATATTATACATGCTTTTAGGTTCTATTCTGTGGGGGTATCTTTCCATAATCTTCGCAATAGTAGCGGAAACAGTCGCGTGGGAAAGATGGGAAGAAACAATTGAATATACATTTATGGCCCCGGTTTCACGGGTTACTCATCTTTTAAGTGTGTGTATATTTAGTATCTTGTATGGAATTTTGAGAAGCGGGTTAATATTATTTGTAGTTTCATGGTTCTTTGACCTTGATCTGTCAAATGCAAACATCGCATCAGCTGGTATAGTTCTTGTAACCGCGAGCCTTTCTTTCATAGGACTTGGAATCGTGGCAGCTGTATTACCGTTGATTTCACCTGAGAAAGGCGTTCATGTGGTGCACATTTTCCAATCTTTACTTCTTATGTTTTCAGGAGTGTATTATGAGATAGATGTTCTGCCGACCTGGATGCAGAAAATCGGGCGTTTTTCCCCTGCAACTTATGCTTTAAAGGGAATGAGACAGGCAATTTTAAAAGGCCAAGAAGTCAAAGAGTTATTACCTCAGCTTTCAGCGCTTGCATGGATGGGATTGATTCTTTTACCATTGGGTATCTTAATTTTTTCAAAGGTTGAAGCATACGCTAAAAGAAAAGGACTTTTAAAAAGAAACGGATAATTCAGAAAAAAGGTAGCCGCATGGATCTGGCTGCCTTTTTTATTTAACACACATAACCCTAATAACGTAATTTCAAGCAATTTCATTCATCTTGTGATATAAAAATAAATTTGAAGTTTAATTTGTTTATC
This window encodes:
- a CDS encoding ABC transporter permease; the protein is MELVIKELRACWAFIERNFNLIKRYWKWELVFFVYTIANSVTMGFIGKGIESFGGQKVNIDYLILYMLLGSILWGYLSIIFAIVAETVAWERWEETIEYTFMAPVSRVTHLLSVCIFSILYGILRSGLILFVVSWFFDLDLSNANIASAGIVLVTASLSFIGLGIVAAVLPLISPEKGVHVVHIFQSLLLMFSGVYYEIDVLPTWMQKIGRFSPATYALKGMRQAILKGQEVKELLPQLSALAWMGLILLPLGILIFSKVEAYAKRKGLLKRNG
- the nadC gene encoding carboxylating nicotinate-nucleotide diphosphorylase, with the translated sequence MFEYEIRLVKNWIEKDSSFFDIASYGLKDRKASGEIILKQSNVIISGIEFIKTLLDEYQIEYEFFVHDGELVNKNTIGIISGNAYNILIVERTMLNIFSLMTAIATKTYNLVSRIRGTTKLAATRKVFPGIGNLEKLAVMHGGGDTHRFSLSDCIMIKDNHIKLYGGVKEAIDEVKKYGSFTKKIEVEIEKEEDAFIAAKYGADIVMLDNFSPEKAKSLAWKLKQSFSDLIIEVSGGINENNYLEYVDDNIDVISMGKLTTEISYIDFSLEIK
- a CDS encoding ABC transporter ATP-binding protein; this translates as MKALEVYKVSKYFNKGKKRKELIRAVDSISFEVYEKEIFGILGPNGSGKSTLIRMISTLLIPDEGTIKVFGYDVIKDAFKIRNIINRVSVEASFFKKLSAKENLLFAAGLYGLSRKRAFKKVLELSQKVNLPHNRLNEPLEDFSRGMQQKVAIARAFLTSPKLLLLDEPTTGLDPRAKKEVQELIVNARKEGTTILLTTHDMLEAEKLCDRVAIIHKGKIIVIGTPEELKRSVNPHSKNVTLEDVFMFYTGETFEEEFQEVS
- a CDS encoding cold shock domain-containing protein codes for the protein MKGTVKWFDAKKGYGFITKEDGEDIFVHWSAIQTDGFKTLKEGQEVEFDVQEGQKGPQAANVKPL
- the nadX gene encoding aspartate dehydrogenase; the encoded protein is MRIFFLGAGNSASIILEELRGIIEKAYFYDKNLNQIKKLQERFDAVYIEYKEIEELRQLNVDYVVEVASIEALCEYGIEILKSDKNLIVLSTGAFADENFRISFMNELKSSNSKVYIATGAIGGLDLIEAIYDKVYNITLITKKRPESLGLNVKDETVVFDGSSTEAIKVFPRNVNVAVTLSLAVRDFNKVQVKIVADPLIERNKHIIKIESKVGNYKLEFENYPSENPKTSYLAPLSIVRIIKRQNIKFKIGG
- the nadA gene encoding quinolinate synthase NadA, producing MRQPDNYKRLIEEILTLKNDKNYMILAHNYIIPELQDISDFTGDSLQIAKWATKINNDNILFLGVDFMAETLKILNPEKNIIVPTKNSTCPMANSLTPEIIKEYKDKYPDAPVVLYVNSTAECKALADYTCTSSNAVEIVNKIDSDTILFGPDKNLGRFVAEKTGKKVVVIPGETGYCYVHNRFSVEDVKKAREKYPDAKIMIHPEAPEEIRSLCDYTGSTGQMMKFPEFEEADEYVVGTEIGMIHKLSKTFKDKKFYPLKEDAICNNMKKNYLKNVYFSLLNEEHKITLPDWLIEKAKIPILNMFKLMEV
- a CDS encoding FmdB family zinc ribbon protein, whose product is MPMYRYICENCGLEKRELHSMNETPEIICDECGSKMTKAIGRVGIVFKGSGFYITDSKNTGIGNGGKNSSSNNSSSKDSSKESKSSVTANSK